A window from Rana temporaria chromosome 8, aRanTem1.1, whole genome shotgun sequence encodes these proteins:
- the LOC120909910 gene encoding zinc finger protein 501-like isoform X1 → MAGGVMLESVCSMRRRDGSSKRNPPERCPRPLYSRDSTQEHQEDQGKSLFHVKDEAEETHMEGDEPCEEDKISPKICTDPGDIKSEEEELQIIIKEEEEEREIPPEISTDTEDTRETPRDVKSEVEELHIIKEEEEEEVPPEISTDPGETPRDIDEEEEREEEEKEDEVIKDDDIFPEIGTDGRYTKILDLDPDLPSVDPSLRPTAARCPKNFPCSECAERFSKRSELLAHERIHVRERLFSCSKCGKVFTQKAHLVKHEKVHSDERPYSCSECGKSFSDTAILAQHQKFHSGEKPYLCSECDKCFTQKGDLVKHLRIHTGEKPFSCSECGKCFTQKGDLVKHLRIHTGLKPYICSYCSKPFPVKARRDRHELIHTGEKPYSCSICGKLFALKDFLVTHERTHTDEKPYSCSVCGKRFTQKSNLATHERTHTGEKPFSCSVCSKSFKRKTSLIAHQYLHQ, encoded by the exons ATGGCAGGTGGTGTAATGCTGGAGAGTGTGTGCTCTATGAGGAGGAGAG atggatccagtaagagaaatcccccagagagatgtccccgtcctctgtattcccgggactccaCACAGGAACATCAGGAGGATCAG GGTAAAAGCCTATTTCATGTTAAAGATGAAGCAGAAGAGACGCATATGGAGGGTGATGAGCCATGTGAGGAAGACAAAATCTCTCCAAAGATCTGCACAG ACCCCGGAGACATCAAAAGCGAAGAGGAGGAACTACAAATAAtaattaaagaggaagaagaggagagggaaatccctccagagatcagcacag ACACTGAAGACACCAGAGAGACTCCGAGAGACGTCAAAAGTGAGGTGGAAGAACTACATAtaattaaagaggaagaagaggaggaagttcctccagagatcagcacag ACCCTGGAGAGACGCCAAGAGATATTGATGAGGAGGAAGAAAGGGAAGAGGAGGAAAAAGAGGACGAAGTAATCAAAGATGATGACATTTTTCCAGAGATCGGTACAG ATGGACGGTACACCAAGATCCTGGATCTGGATCCTGATCTTCCCAGTGTGGATCCATCGCTCCGTCCCACGGCCGCAAGGTGTCCTAAGAACTTCCCATGCTCTGAGTGTGCAGAACGTTTTTCTAAGCGATCAGAACTTCTTGCCCATGAGCGAATCCATGTAAGGGAACGCCTTTTCTCCTGTTCTAAATGCGGCAAAGTCTTTACCCAAAAAGCTCACCTGGTAAAACATGAAAAGGTTCACTCCGATGAGAGGCCATACTCGTGTTCTGAGTGTGGAAAGTCCTTCTCAGATACGGCCATCCTGGCCCAGCACCAGAAGTTCCACTCAGGGGAGAAACCATACCTATGCTCGGAATGTGACAAATGTTTCACGCAGAAAGGCGATCTTGTTAAACATCTCCgaattcacacgggggagaaaccattttcctgctcggagtgcgggaagtgttttacGCAAAAAGGAGACCTCGTCAAACATCTCAGGATCCACACAGGACTGAAACCATACATCTGCTCTTACTGCAGCAAACCCTTCCCGGTCAAAGCCCGTCGGGATCGGCACGAGTTAAtccacacgggggagaaaccctATTCCTGCTCCATCTGTGGTAAACTTTTCGCCCTGAAAGATTTCTTGGTCACGCATGAAAGGACCCACACTgatgagaagccgtattcttgttcTGTGTGCGGGAAACGGTTCACCCAAAAGTCAAACCTGGCCACACACGAAAggactcacacaggggagaagcccttTTCCTGCTCGGTTTGCAGCAAGAGTTTCAAAAGGAAAACCTCTCTGATCGCCCATCAGTATTTGCACCAGTGA
- the LOC120909910 gene encoding zinc finger protein 501-like isoform X3, with protein MSPSSVFPGLHTGTSGGSDEAEETHMEGDEPCEEDKISPKICTDPGDIKSEEEELQIIIKEEEEEREIPPEISTDTEDTRETPRDVKSEVEELHIIKEEEEEEVPPEISTDPGETPRDIDEEEEREEEEKEDEVIKDDDIFPEIGTDGRYTKILDLDPDLPSVDPSLRPTAARCPKNFPCSECAERFSKRSELLAHERIHVRERLFSCSKCGKVFTQKAHLVKHEKVHSDERPYSCSECGKSFSDTAILAQHQKFHSGEKPYLCSECDKCFTQKGDLVKHLRIHTGEKPFSCSECGKCFTQKGDLVKHLRIHTGLKPYICSYCSKPFPVKARRDRHELIHTGEKPYSCSICGKLFALKDFLVTHERTHTDEKPYSCSVCGKRFTQKSNLATHERTHTGEKPFSCSVCSKSFKRKTSLIAHQYLHQ; from the exons atgtccccgtcctctgtattcccgggactccaCACAGGAACATCAGGAGGATCAG ATGAAGCAGAAGAGACGCATATGGAGGGTGATGAGCCATGTGAGGAAGACAAAATCTCTCCAAAGATCTGCACAG ACCCCGGAGACATCAAAAGCGAAGAGGAGGAACTACAAATAAtaattaaagaggaagaagaggagagggaaatccctccagagatcagcacag ACACTGAAGACACCAGAGAGACTCCGAGAGACGTCAAAAGTGAGGTGGAAGAACTACATAtaattaaagaggaagaagaggaggaagttcctccagagatcagcacag ACCCTGGAGAGACGCCAAGAGATATTGATGAGGAGGAAGAAAGGGAAGAGGAGGAAAAAGAGGACGAAGTAATCAAAGATGATGACATTTTTCCAGAGATCGGTACAG ATGGACGGTACACCAAGATCCTGGATCTGGATCCTGATCTTCCCAGTGTGGATCCATCGCTCCGTCCCACGGCCGCAAGGTGTCCTAAGAACTTCCCATGCTCTGAGTGTGCAGAACGTTTTTCTAAGCGATCAGAACTTCTTGCCCATGAGCGAATCCATGTAAGGGAACGCCTTTTCTCCTGTTCTAAATGCGGCAAAGTCTTTACCCAAAAAGCTCACCTGGTAAAACATGAAAAGGTTCACTCCGATGAGAGGCCATACTCGTGTTCTGAGTGTGGAAAGTCCTTCTCAGATACGGCCATCCTGGCCCAGCACCAGAAGTTCCACTCAGGGGAGAAACCATACCTATGCTCGGAATGTGACAAATGTTTCACGCAGAAAGGCGATCTTGTTAAACATCTCCgaattcacacgggggagaaaccattttcctgctcggagtgcgggaagtgttttacGCAAAAAGGAGACCTCGTCAAACATCTCAGGATCCACACAGGACTGAAACCATACATCTGCTCTTACTGCAGCAAACCCTTCCCGGTCAAAGCCCGTCGGGATCGGCACGAGTTAAtccacacgggggagaaaccctATTCCTGCTCCATCTGTGGTAAACTTTTCGCCCTGAAAGATTTCTTGGTCACGCATGAAAGGACCCACACTgatgagaagccgtattcttgttcTGTGTGCGGGAAACGGTTCACCCAAAAGTCAAACCTGGCCACACACGAAAggactcacacaggggagaagcccttTTCCTGCTCGGTTTGCAGCAAGAGTTTCAAAAGGAAAACCTCTCTGATCGCCCATCAGTATTTGCACCAGTGA
- the LOC120909910 gene encoding zinc finger protein 501-like isoform X4 gives MEGDEPCEEDKISPKICTDPGDIKSEEEELQIIIKEEEEEREIPPEISTDTEDTRETPRDVKSEVEELHIIKEEEEEEVPPEISTDPGETPRDIDEEEEREEEEKEDEVIKDDDIFPEIGTDGRYTKILDLDPDLPSVDPSLRPTAARCPKNFPCSECAERFSKRSELLAHERIHVRERLFSCSKCGKVFTQKAHLVKHEKVHSDERPYSCSECGKSFSDTAILAQHQKFHSGEKPYLCSECDKCFTQKGDLVKHLRIHTGEKPFSCSECGKCFTQKGDLVKHLRIHTGLKPYICSYCSKPFPVKARRDRHELIHTGEKPYSCSICGKLFALKDFLVTHERTHTDEKPYSCSVCGKRFTQKSNLATHERTHTGEKPFSCSVCSKSFKRKTSLIAHQYLHQ, from the exons ATGGAGGGTGATGAGCCATGTGAGGAAGACAAAATCTCTCCAAAGATCTGCACAG ACCCCGGAGACATCAAAAGCGAAGAGGAGGAACTACAAATAAtaattaaagaggaagaagaggagagggaaatccctccagagatcagcacag ACACTGAAGACACCAGAGAGACTCCGAGAGACGTCAAAAGTGAGGTGGAAGAACTACATAtaattaaagaggaagaagaggaggaagttcctccagagatcagcacag ACCCTGGAGAGACGCCAAGAGATATTGATGAGGAGGAAGAAAGGGAAGAGGAGGAAAAAGAGGACGAAGTAATCAAAGATGATGACATTTTTCCAGAGATCGGTACAG ATGGACGGTACACCAAGATCCTGGATCTGGATCCTGATCTTCCCAGTGTGGATCCATCGCTCCGTCCCACGGCCGCAAGGTGTCCTAAGAACTTCCCATGCTCTGAGTGTGCAGAACGTTTTTCTAAGCGATCAGAACTTCTTGCCCATGAGCGAATCCATGTAAGGGAACGCCTTTTCTCCTGTTCTAAATGCGGCAAAGTCTTTACCCAAAAAGCTCACCTGGTAAAACATGAAAAGGTTCACTCCGATGAGAGGCCATACTCGTGTTCTGAGTGTGGAAAGTCCTTCTCAGATACGGCCATCCTGGCCCAGCACCAGAAGTTCCACTCAGGGGAGAAACCATACCTATGCTCGGAATGTGACAAATGTTTCACGCAGAAAGGCGATCTTGTTAAACATCTCCgaattcacacgggggagaaaccattttcctgctcggagtgcgggaagtgttttacGCAAAAAGGAGACCTCGTCAAACATCTCAGGATCCACACAGGACTGAAACCATACATCTGCTCTTACTGCAGCAAACCCTTCCCGGTCAAAGCCCGTCGGGATCGGCACGAGTTAAtccacacgggggagaaaccctATTCCTGCTCCATCTGTGGTAAACTTTTCGCCCTGAAAGATTTCTTGGTCACGCATGAAAGGACCCACACTgatgagaagccgtattcttgttcTGTGTGCGGGAAACGGTTCACCCAAAAGTCAAACCTGGCCACACACGAAAggactcacacaggggagaagcccttTTCCTGCTCGGTTTGCAGCAAGAGTTTCAAAAGGAAAACCTCTCTGATCGCCCATCAGTATTTGCACCAGTGA
- the LOC120909910 gene encoding zinc finger protein 501-like isoform X2, which yields MRQSRKRSMGEAEDSDGSSKRNPPERCPRPLYSRDSTQEHQEDQGKSLFHVKDEAEETHMEGDEPCEEDKISPKICTDPGDIKSEEEELQIIIKEEEEEREIPPEISTDTEDTRETPRDVKSEVEELHIIKEEEEEEVPPEISTDPGETPRDIDEEEEREEEEKEDEVIKDDDIFPEIGTDGRYTKILDLDPDLPSVDPSLRPTAARCPKNFPCSECAERFSKRSELLAHERIHVRERLFSCSKCGKVFTQKAHLVKHEKVHSDERPYSCSECGKSFSDTAILAQHQKFHSGEKPYLCSECDKCFTQKGDLVKHLRIHTGEKPFSCSECGKCFTQKGDLVKHLRIHTGLKPYICSYCSKPFPVKARRDRHELIHTGEKPYSCSICGKLFALKDFLVTHERTHTDEKPYSCSVCGKRFTQKSNLATHERTHTGEKPFSCSVCSKSFKRKTSLIAHQYLHQ from the exons ATGAGACAGAGTAGGAAGAGGAGTATGGGGGAGGCAGAAGACTCTG atggatccagtaagagaaatcccccagagagatgtccccgtcctctgtattcccgggactccaCACAGGAACATCAGGAGGATCAG GGTAAAAGCCTATTTCATGTTAAAGATGAAGCAGAAGAGACGCATATGGAGGGTGATGAGCCATGTGAGGAAGACAAAATCTCTCCAAAGATCTGCACAG ACCCCGGAGACATCAAAAGCGAAGAGGAGGAACTACAAATAAtaattaaagaggaagaagaggagagggaaatccctccagagatcagcacag ACACTGAAGACACCAGAGAGACTCCGAGAGACGTCAAAAGTGAGGTGGAAGAACTACATAtaattaaagaggaagaagaggaggaagttcctccagagatcagcacag ACCCTGGAGAGACGCCAAGAGATATTGATGAGGAGGAAGAAAGGGAAGAGGAGGAAAAAGAGGACGAAGTAATCAAAGATGATGACATTTTTCCAGAGATCGGTACAG ATGGACGGTACACCAAGATCCTGGATCTGGATCCTGATCTTCCCAGTGTGGATCCATCGCTCCGTCCCACGGCCGCAAGGTGTCCTAAGAACTTCCCATGCTCTGAGTGTGCAGAACGTTTTTCTAAGCGATCAGAACTTCTTGCCCATGAGCGAATCCATGTAAGGGAACGCCTTTTCTCCTGTTCTAAATGCGGCAAAGTCTTTACCCAAAAAGCTCACCTGGTAAAACATGAAAAGGTTCACTCCGATGAGAGGCCATACTCGTGTTCTGAGTGTGGAAAGTCCTTCTCAGATACGGCCATCCTGGCCCAGCACCAGAAGTTCCACTCAGGGGAGAAACCATACCTATGCTCGGAATGTGACAAATGTTTCACGCAGAAAGGCGATCTTGTTAAACATCTCCgaattcacacgggggagaaaccattttcctgctcggagtgcgggaagtgttttacGCAAAAAGGAGACCTCGTCAAACATCTCAGGATCCACACAGGACTGAAACCATACATCTGCTCTTACTGCAGCAAACCCTTCCCGGTCAAAGCCCGTCGGGATCGGCACGAGTTAAtccacacgggggagaaaccctATTCCTGCTCCATCTGTGGTAAACTTTTCGCCCTGAAAGATTTCTTGGTCACGCATGAAAGGACCCACACTgatgagaagccgtattcttgttcTGTGTGCGGGAAACGGTTCACCCAAAAGTCAAACCTGGCCACACACGAAAggactcacacaggggagaagcccttTTCCTGCTCGGTTTGCAGCAAGAGTTTCAAAAGGAAAACCTCTCTGATCGCCCATCAGTATTTGCACCAGTGA